CTACCCTGAAGACAAATGCAATGATTACACACATATTGTGTAACAGGAGCTTGTCCCTTGGTAGTGGTGTTATACTAAGCTTTTTCCAAACATGCTGCATTATTCATGTGTAGTCATCAGGAGGATTGTATACAGGCACATGGCAACACAGGCTCATCCACTGCTACCAGCTAAACGCTGAGTCACTGCCCTCATCCCCCCATGGCACCACCCTCGCAACTATAGTTATTTTCCATCATTTTCATATtatgttataaatataaatacatatttagatcttgtgttttttcttatttatttatttatatatttatttatttctcatcAGATATACACTCCTCTTTAGGTTCAGTAGTGACCCCTTCTTTATTTTTAGTCATAACTGAAATGGCTAAAATGGAAGGAATGAATGAATCTTGAATCTATCCCCTATTCCCCTGATGATGAAGCAACCCTCACCCAAGTTACGGTTAATTTTAGAGTTCACTTCCATTAGTAACCTGATCATCTACAAATAATCTACAGATGACCATCAATTTAAAGTGTTACCATGTTGGTTTCGTAAGAACTGGGATGGGTTTTCTGGCAGTGGTATGTTTTCAATATTACCCTTAGGATGATCTCTGTCATTTCAAAAATAGTGCTGTGAATTATGGGAGGGCCCACCTTTGCACGAGCCTCTCTGGAGGCCTCAGCCTCTGCCGCCATGGCTCTCTGGAGCTGCTGAGGGAGTTTGACGTCCTTAATCTCCACACGCTCCACCTTGATACCCCATGGGACTGTGGCCTCGTCCAGAGCAAACTGTAAGTGTAAGATCACACAGATAGTAGCCTTTACACTCTATTTGGCTGTAGATTATTAGTGGATTACATGGTAGATATTTCTTTGTGCTAAACATTTATAGACTATTTTAAGTTGaatgaatactgtattctgtatattcTCCAAACCTGCATGTTGTGGGAGATGCCCTCTCTATCAGACAGGACTTCTGCCAGGTTTTTAGTGCCCAGGACGTTCCTCAGGGTGGTCTGGGCCAGCAGACGGGTGGACAGGTCAGCATTCGTCACGTTAGCCACAGACAAGATGGGGTCACTGACTCTGAAGTAAACCACACCATCCACGCACACGGTCACGGAGTCCTTTGTCAGAATCTGCTCTCAGAGGAGAGATGGTCACGGTTTTGGGAGGTAGAAGCTCTTTGCTGCTACTACAGGAGAGCAAGCGTTCTTTAATTATACTCTCCAGCAGTTACATTAGTAGGCTACAGTGGTTGGAATACAACCAGGGGAGAGGGGTCATTGATTTCATTAGTACATTGTTAAACATTAGTTATATAAGCAATAAGTATAAGTAATATAGCAATAAGAAATATGGATGGATATAATGTGAGCTATTCCCTGGTGTAGAGGTTTACCTCTTGAGGTGGAATGTCAAACAACTTGGATCTCAAGTCCACCTTTGTCAAAGAATCAGTGCAGGGCAGCACAAAAAACATCCCTACATAATAAAACAATGGACATGAGTTTATTTTAgatgttttgatgttttttcaTTCAGGAGTGGAAATTCTTAAAACTGTGTTACTGACTGTGTAAGTCAGTCGAGTTGCAGCACATTTGAGCTTATGGTTTTTAAACATCCAGCCAAATTCATCCCAGTGTTAAATTAAACTGCCCACAACTGCTCATTTGTCTTGGACCAGGACCAGGAAAAAGCCTGCCAACATGTTACCACACCACACACCAGCATACCACACCTTCACCACGCCACACACAACCACATCCTACACCAACaaaactctttcttttttcaaacatttacttttttatgtatgtatacataaaaAAGTCATACTATTATgtatattagtccataaactaCCAGCATTTTTTTGGATGCCGgagtttttttctgttctgtgaAATGGCACACTGATCATATATCATACACGTCAATAAAAAGGAGGTGTTGTACCTGGCCCTTTCGGCTTTCTGTCCATGATGCGACCCAAACGAAAGATCACAGCTCTTTCGTACTCCTGCACAATCTGAATAAAGAGGCTGAATAAACATTTAATTCGCTACAACTGCTGGAATGTGCAGGTGTGCTGTAAATCAGTCTGTGCTATCTGTCATCTTTGATTTAATTTTACCTTGATGCACATGAATATGGTGATAGGAAGCAAGGAGATGGTGAAAACGATGGAGAGGAAGATGAACAACCAGCCACAGAAACCCAACGAGCGAGGTTCGTCTCCTGGTAAGATGAGAAAATAACAAGgagaaaatcaaataaacaatttaatttttttatactAATGAACTTTAAATACTATATCTactaaatatagaaataataaggagtacattttactttttaaagaaaaaaaaatctcccaGTCCCTGAGCAGCAACGCATCCCCACACCTTCACAGATGTAACGAGACCCCAGTCCTTTGAAATGTTCCATGTTTGAAACCCTGGTCCAACATTATTCCAAAAAGCCTCAGAAATATCATGTGAAAAGAGCCTTTTTTAAGTTATTTATGCTGCTTTCTCAATACCATTTCCCCATCCCAATCTTTTTTCTAATGGTTTAGTTGATCTCAGTTAATAACTAATTTTGTTCAATTGTTTTGATAACTTTTTTTCCTTGTTATGTTTGAAACATGACTGAAAACGGTTGAAGCttaaatttgttttgttttttgtttttttaattaaaagtctTCCATTTATCATGTCATTAGAAGTTGCCATTATGGAGATATGAATGTTTTTGCATGAAAGCCTGTTTGTAAAGTTTCATAATTAGGTCTATTGATTTGGACATTACATtgcttatatataaaaaaaaaacattaatgcagtaaaaaaacaaaaaatatcttCTAAAATAATacatcttaaaaaaaatctcaacCTCTTTGCAATACCACAAAAATGAAATTTCAATGAAAAtattatttgtaaatatttttcaGCTGCCTAAACTTTTCACATCAAATACATAGGAATATAGCAATCAACTAACACCCCAACCTCACTAAATATGTTTGTCTTAGAACCAAATATCAATTATTGAAGCATTGTAAGGTTTCAGATACACATCTTCATTCATCCAGGTGtatccaaacatttgactgaTATCGTACATCCTAACCTTACTAAAACATGTGAAACAATGGTTGTCAGGAAGGTCACAGATATACAGTAGCTCACAGAAACCTGAGAAGCTTTGCGGGTTCTGGCACTATTTAGCAACGCCCTTTTCCCGAAGCCCTGTGTACCACATGATTCATGTCAAACCTATATAAGGTCTGTGCAGTTCCTCTGAAAATGGGCAGTTTTACCACTGCTGTGTTGTGTAACTCACTTTCTTGTTGTGTAACTCACTTAGTTTTCTTGAGGAAAATGTCTGATGTCGTGATCATTCGCCAGACAGATTCCACTCTTCGCTTTGCTTTCTATAATGAGTTTGCAGCTTTGTGTCCCGCAGCACAGACGGCTATTCTGTACTCTGACAGCAGTAAAGTGTACAGGTCTTATGGCCTGTGATTCAGTACAGCAAAGAATAACcaaaaataaacatgtttttcacCAAAAAATAGGAGGCTCTGATTCCAAGCTAATTCATATatgcttttgtgtttttttggctACACCTTTCAGGTGCAATTATGTGATTGCATTTTTAATTAGATGCCAAAATTATTACATGTTTATTATTTCTTGTAAGTTCTGAACACTGCAAAAAGTAGTTTGTCCGTTCAACCTAAAAAATAATAGTACTTTAGGATTAAGCTGATCTTGGTTTATTcaactaaaataaatactttgaatgaaccattatttaattattcattggTCActgtttgattattattatataaggtATTTAATAAGTGCTCATTACTCCATgaagtttttgtttgtttttttaaggctGAACACTTAAGCAGTAGAACACGAGTGGTCGCCGGCACGAGCCGAAGGTGAGCCCGTACACAGTCCAAGATAAGTGCTGATACCATTAAGGCTCAGCTTTTGTGGAAAGGATAGCACCATAGAAGTACCAAGTTCATCGAGAGATGTTAAAAATTAGGAGGCCGGCTAAAGGGCTGAAATATGAAAGGAGGTTCTCATAACACTAAACAtgaaagagccaatcagcttgctatTTATCCCATCAGCGCAAGAAGGTCCGGTCCCCCTGAATGTGAAGGTGTGGGTTTGAAATGCTAAGTTGACCTTCAGTTTCAAGTAGTTTGGTCTTTCCTCATTCATAGAGATGGAAatctggtcttgtgtgactaGAAATAACTGCACAGCTGCGTTAAAAAGCTGCCATTTCAAATTTTTAATTgctattttattatattgttaaatattgtttgctattttcttttattaaaacacactgaaaacagaATTTCAGTGAATAATATTTAGCCTATTATCTACCTTTATAATATTTTGCCAATTGTATTTATCATCTGACTGGAAGAACTCATTTGCCAGACATCTTATATTGTAACTTTTACCATTTCTGGTATAAACTGGTATTCATGGTCCTGTCAATAATGGCAAGTCAGCCCAAGCATTCCCACACCTTTACAGCACCAG
The sequence above is drawn from the Salminus brasiliensis chromosome 11, fSalBra1.hap2, whole genome shotgun sequence genome and encodes:
- the stoml3a gene encoding stomatin (EPB72)-like 3a, whose amino-acid sequence is MTTVDMMSNSKIDRQTTDRQSQSDSTRPIIQGDEPRSLGFCGWLFIFLSIVFTISLLPITIFMCIKIVQEYERAVIFRLGRIMDRKPKGPGMFFVLPCTDSLTKVDLRSKLFDIPPQEILTKDSVTVCVDGVVYFRVSDPILSVANVTNADLSTRLLAQTTLRNVLGTKNLAEVLSDREGISHNMQFALDEATVPWGIKVERVEIKDVKLPQQLQRAMAAEAEASREARAKVIAAEGEMNASRALKEASLVIAESPSALQLRYLQTLNTIASEKNSTIIFPLPIDLLQHFMSRK